The Desulfovibrio desulfuricans DSM 642 genome includes a window with the following:
- a CDS encoding dicarboxylate/amino acid:cation symporter, whose product MSKSKNEFGLILKLLAGIVIGALIGFAANENVMQVVMSLKYVLGQIIFYTVPLVIIAFIAPAITRLGQNASRMLIAALVIAYISSVGAATMSCLAGYAIIPHLSVPTAVAALHPLPDVLFKLDIPPVMPVMTALVTAILIGIASLWTRAEIMVRLLDELEAIMLKIVSNVVIPLLPLFIAATFAGLAYEGSLTRQLPVFLKVIILVLLGHYIWLAVLYSIAGIVSGRNPLEVLRHYGPAYLTAVGTMSSAATLPVSLSCASRSSVLSKEMVEFAVPLGATIHLCGSVLTETFFAMTISMLLYGYLPSPATMAVFIALFGVFAIGAPGVPGGTVMASLGIVVSVLGFDPAGVALLLAIFALQDSFGTACNVTGDGAMALMLEGLFNRSKGKVSQA is encoded by the coding sequence ATGTCCAAGAGCAAGAACGAATTCGGCCTTATCCTCAAGCTGCTGGCAGGCATTGTCATTGGCGCACTGATCGGTTTTGCGGCCAATGAAAATGTCATGCAGGTTGTAATGTCTCTCAAGTATGTTCTGGGCCAGATAATCTTTTACACCGTGCCGCTCGTTATCATTGCGTTTATTGCGCCTGCCATTACCCGGCTTGGACAGAATGCCAGCCGCATGTTGATTGCGGCGCTGGTCATTGCTTACATTTCTTCAGTAGGCGCGGCCACCATGTCTTGCCTCGCCGGATACGCCATCATTCCCCATTTGTCCGTTCCCACGGCGGTGGCCGCCCTGCATCCTCTGCCCGATGTGCTCTTCAAGCTGGATATCCCGCCGGTCATGCCGGTCATGACAGCCTTGGTAACGGCTATTCTCATTGGCATAGCATCGCTGTGGACACGCGCTGAAATCATGGTGCGCCTGCTGGACGAGCTGGAAGCTATCATGCTCAAGATCGTGAGCAACGTGGTCATTCCCCTGCTGCCGCTCTTTATTGCCGCCACCTTTGCCGGACTTGCCTACGAAGGTAGCCTCACGCGGCAGCTTCCCGTATTCTTGAAAGTTATCATCCTTGTGTTGCTCGGGCACTACATCTGGCTTGCCGTGCTGTACTCCATTGCCGGTATTGTGTCTGGTCGCAATCCCCTTGAGGTACTGCGCCACTATGGCCCGGCCTACCTTACTGCTGTTGGCACCATGTCCAGCGCGGCCACTCTGCCGGTTTCCCTTTCTTGCGCATCGCGATCTTCCGTGCTTTCCAAAGAAATGGTGGAGTTCGCCGTGCCCCTTGGGGCGACAATCCATCTCTGCGGCTCTGTGCTGACGGAAACTTTTTTTGCCATGACTATTTCCATGTTGCTGTATGGTTATTTGCCCAGCCCGGCGACAATGGCGGTGTTCATTGCCCTGTTTGGGGTGTTCGCCATCGGTGCTCCGGGCGTGCCTGGCGGTACAGTAATGGCTTCGCTTGGCATTGTGGTGAGCGTGCTTGGTTTTGATCCTGCCGGGGTGGCCTTGCTGCTTGCCATATTTGCCCTTCAGGACAGCTTTGGCACAGCCTGCAACGTTACCGGCGATGGCGCAATGGCCCTGATGCTGGAAGGTCTTTTCAACCGGTCAAAAGGCAAGGTCAGCCAAGCCTGA
- a CDS encoding bacteriohemerythrin — MGIALQVVIIAALGGLAVLGGIQGMSWLVVGIIFVCAGANIWLWLSGRSRAAHLAQYLDVQAAAPAADGDVEQRAMQCIESLRETLKTKADAQVVESLQAQNSELAKQLKESEELVVTLRKRREKGVIALHKAHAVCTRLSGDMRKLASLITDVNGGVAVQRDRLVETGAAMERVADSASQASLRVRELSENAQNSSASAATGEQEVEGAVGSIDSVRDTIVQLKEAMAGLGEKASNIGQVMSVINEVADQTNLLALNAAIEAARAGEAGRGFAVVADEVRKLAEKTMGATKEVEEAVKAIQDETRRNVLTVDKAAQLSVDAADKATNAGDVMRAILQSMADTAGHLASIAAGAAEQSEQSAGTSGALEEVRCVAESTSKNMEMFTASLLTFQSGMEELDMIVNALVSGDYDQATSDKFVEWTPKLELHVPLVDREHKLLVEYINELHQAMTHNKPASEMIGVLKKLRDYTATHFGDEERLFNVPAYKAAAEHMKIHKKFVAKLDEVEEQLRMGTATVSMDLLTFLKDWLVQHIMGTDPTYLPYLKPEDKEPAKTR; from the coding sequence ATGGGCATTGCGCTTCAGGTAGTAATCATTGCCGCTTTGGGCGGTTTAGCCGTTTTGGGCGGTATACAGGGTATGAGCTGGCTGGTGGTCGGCATTATTTTTGTCTGTGCCGGTGCAAACATCTGGCTCTGGCTGAGTGGGCGTTCCCGTGCTGCCCATCTGGCGCAGTATCTGGACGTTCAGGCAGCAGCGCCAGCTGCTGATGGCGATGTGGAACAGCGGGCCATGCAGTGCATTGAAAGCCTGCGCGAAACGCTGAAAACCAAGGCGGACGCCCAGGTTGTGGAATCCTTGCAGGCGCAGAACAGCGAACTTGCCAAGCAGCTCAAGGAATCTGAGGAACTTGTCGTAACTTTGCGCAAGCGGCGTGAAAAGGGCGTTATTGCCCTGCACAAGGCCCATGCGGTGTGCACCAGACTTTCTGGCGACATGCGCAAGCTTGCCAGCCTCATTACGGACGTAAACGGCGGCGTTGCCGTGCAGCGCGACAGACTTGTGGAAACAGGCGCGGCTATGGAGCGCGTGGCAGATTCTGCCAGTCAGGCCTCCCTGCGTGTGCGTGAACTCTCGGAGAACGCCCAGAATTCAAGCGCCAGCGCCGCCACGGGCGAGCAGGAAGTGGAAGGCGCAGTTGGCTCCATTGACAGTGTGCGTGACACCATCGTGCAACTCAAGGAAGCCATGGCTGGGCTGGGCGAAAAAGCCAGCAATATCGGTCAGGTCATGAGCGTCATCAACGAAGTTGCTGATCAGACCAATCTGCTGGCCCTCAATGCCGCCATTGAAGCGGCGCGCGCTGGCGAGGCCGGGCGCGGATTTGCCGTGGTAGCCGACGAGGTGCGCAAGCTGGCTGAAAAAACCATGGGTGCCACCAAGGAAGTCGAGGAGGCCGTAAAGGCCATTCAGGATGAAACACGGCGCAATGTGCTGACTGTGGACAAGGCCGCTCAACTGAGCGTGGACGCTGCAGACAAGGCCACCAATGCCGGTGATGTGATGCGTGCTATTCTGCAAAGTATGGCGGATACCGCCGGGCACCTCGCCAGCATCGCCGCCGGTGCCGCTGAGCAGTCCGAGCAGAGCGCCGGAACCAGCGGCGCTCTGGAAGAAGTGCGTTGTGTGGCGGAAAGCACCTCAAAAAATATGGAAATGTTTACGGCCTCGCTGCTGACGTTTCAGAGCGGCATGGAAGAGCTGGATATGATCGTCAACGCGCTTGTTTCAGGCGACTATGATCAGGCCACCTCCGACAAGTTTGTGGAGTGGACGCCCAAGCTCGAACTGCACGTGCCCCTGGTGGACAGGGAACACAAGCTGCTGGTGGAGTATATCAACGAACTGCATCAGGCCATGACGCATAACAAGCCCGCCTCCGAAATGATCGGTGTGCTCAAGAAACTGCGCGACTACACGGCCACCCACTTTGGTGATGAAGAAAGGCTGTTCAATGTTCCCGCCTACAAGGCCGCAGCGGAACACATGAAGATCCATAAGAAGTTTGTTGCCAAGCTGGATGAGGTGGAAGAGCAGTTGCGCATGGGTACCGCCACCGTGAGCATGGATTTGCTGACCTTCCTCAAGGATTGGCTGGTGCAGCACATCATGGGCACTGACCCCACCTATCTGCCCTACCTCAAGCCCGAGGACAAGGAACCCGCGAAAACGCGGTAG
- a CDS encoding lysophospholipid acyltransferase family protein, translating to MPGNADILPLAPGRPLVRSVGRLARALARQLSGFARLEKMADTLPQCGDPQTFATACLTALDVRTECLRGDLERIPARGPVVLFANHPSGALEGLMLAALCGKARPDLKILASDALLRIPQLAQLAPMLLPLNLSGGAAANAAVLRTAITHLRSGGALGIFPSGRVARWQLGRGIAEQPWSRLLSRLGGRNADITGLNFVPLHMSVRQNPLFIAATALKENVGEALLPNTLFRQRGSTARMIVGEAIPAEILTGLNHEQRTHCLGLCRSALGSEHGAAGHAANCQPLAPAAAKMDIMVSLAALPENRMLAREGRYCVYLLEGDESPLLLDELTRRREEAFRALGEGSGQARDTDRYDPLYSHLLLMDEEGKNIAGSYRARVVRPEGTWQYDKKRLYTASLFEYEPEFFRQCGNALELGRAFVCPEYQRDYTPLLLLWKGIGQMALRNGVRTLFGPASIGLNYRPQSVDLLWRHLRLRHWDTPLASMVRGKQPRKLREELPFAQHLDYKSVNALVRQMEGGRTLPILFKHYLQLGGRIAAFHEDRTFGTLDALLVVDLLNAPDKQLRRYVGEEGMRRLREGSWPA from the coding sequence ATGCCCGGCAATGCTGATATTTTACCCCTTGCACCTGGCCGTCCGCTGGTCAGAAGCGTCGGGCGGCTGGCCCGCGCTCTGGCCCGTCAGCTTTCGGGTTTTGCCCGGTTGGAAAAAATGGCCGACACACTGCCCCAGTGCGGCGACCCTCAAACCTTTGCCACCGCCTGCCTCACCGCGCTGGATGTGCGTACGGAATGCCTGCGCGGCGATCTGGAGCGCATCCCTGCCCGAGGGCCGGTGGTGCTTTTTGCCAACCATCCCTCCGGCGCGCTTGAAGGGTTGATGCTTGCTGCCCTCTGCGGCAAGGCACGTCCAGATCTCAAAATTCTTGCCAGCGATGCCTTGCTGCGCATTCCCCAACTGGCGCAGCTTGCCCCCATGCTGCTGCCCCTGAATCTTTCAGGCGGCGCAGCCGCCAACGCCGCAGTGCTGCGCACAGCCATAACCCACCTGCGGTCGGGCGGCGCACTGGGTATTTTCCCTTCCGGGCGCGTGGCCCGCTGGCAATTGGGGCGCGGCATTGCAGAGCAGCCATGGTCACGCCTGCTCAGCAGGCTTGGCGGTCGCAATGCAGATATCACCGGCCTGAATTTTGTTCCCCTGCATATGTCCGTGCGGCAGAATCCCCTCTTTATCGCCGCAACAGCGCTCAAGGAGAACGTGGGCGAGGCCCTGTTGCCCAATACCTTGTTCAGACAACGGGGCAGCACTGCCCGCATGATTGTGGGCGAGGCCATCCCCGCAGAAATTCTGACGGGGCTGAACCATGAGCAGCGCACCCACTGTCTGGGGCTTTGCCGTTCTGCCCTTGGCTCTGAACACGGCGCAGCCGGGCACGCAGCCAACTGCCAGCCCCTGGCCCCTGCCGCTGCCAAGATGGATATAATGGTCAGCCTTGCCGCCCTGCCGGAAAACCGCATGCTGGCCCGCGAAGGCCGCTACTGCGTCTATCTGCTTGAGGGCGACGAATCGCCCCTGCTGCTGGACGAACTGACCAGAAGGCGCGAAGAGGCCTTCCGCGCGCTGGGTGAAGGATCGGGGCAGGCGCGGGATACTGACCGCTACGACCCCCTGTATTCACACCTTCTGCTCATGGACGAAGAAGGCAAAAACATTGCCGGTTCATACCGGGCACGCGTGGTGCGACCAGAAGGAACCTGGCAGTATGACAAAAAGCGCCTCTATACGGCCTCGCTCTTTGAATACGAGCCGGAATTTTTCCGCCAGTGCGGTAATGCACTGGAACTGGGGCGCGCCTTCGTCTGCCCCGAATACCAGCGCGATTACACGCCCCTGCTTCTGCTGTGGAAGGGCATTGGGCAAATGGCCCTGCGCAATGGCGTGCGTACTCTTTTTGGCCCTGCCAGCATTGGCCTCAACTATCGCCCGCAATCGGTAGACCTGCTCTGGCGGCACCTGCGCCTGCGCCATTGGGATACCCCCCTGGCAAGCATGGTACGTGGCAAACAGCCCCGCAAACTGCGCGAAGAACTGCCCTTTGCCCAGCACCTTGATTACAAATCCGTCAACGCGCTGGTGCGGCAGATGGAGGGCGGGCGCACCCTGCCCATACTTTTCAAACACTACCTGCAACTGGGCGGGCGCATTGCTGCCTTTCACGAAGACAGAACCTTTGGCACCCTTGATGCCCTGCTGGTGGTGGATCTGCTCAACGCGCCCGACAAACAGTTGCGCCGCTATGTGGGAGAGGAAGGCATGCGCAGGCTGCGCGAGGGCAGCTGGCCCGCATAG
- the pdxS gene encoding pyridoxal 5'-phosphate synthase lyase subunit PdxS: MEQGTIRLKTGLAEMLKGGVIMDVTTPEQAKIAEAAGACAVMALERVPADIRAAGGVARMADPTIVKRIMEVVSIPVMAKARIGHFVEARILEALGADYIDESEVLTPADDKYHIDKRDFTVPFVCGCRNLGEALRRIAEGAAMIRTKGEPGTGNVVEAVRHCRQVMDDVRKLCSLPEAEVANYAKEIGAPLEVCYAVRKEGRLPVVNFAAGGIATPADAAMMMHLGCDGVFVGSGIFKSGDPAKRAKAIVQAVTNYNDFAMLAEISRDLGEPMVGIEISTIPSAQRMQERGW; the protein is encoded by the coding sequence ATGGAACAGGGCACCATCCGCCTGAAGACAGGCCTTGCTGAAATGCTCAAAGGCGGCGTGATCATGGACGTCACCACTCCCGAACAGGCTAAAATCGCCGAAGCAGCGGGAGCCTGCGCAGTCATGGCCCTGGAACGCGTACCTGCCGACATTCGCGCCGCAGGCGGCGTGGCCCGTATGGCCGACCCCACCATCGTCAAGCGCATCATGGAAGTGGTGAGCATTCCCGTCATGGCCAAGGCCCGTATCGGCCACTTTGTTGAAGCCCGCATTCTTGAGGCTCTGGGCGCCGACTACATTGACGAAAGTGAAGTGCTCACCCCTGCTGACGACAAATACCATATCGACAAGCGCGATTTTACCGTGCCTTTCGTATGCGGCTGCCGCAATCTGGGCGAAGCCCTGCGCCGCATCGCCGAAGGTGCAGCCATGATCCGCACCAAGGGCGAACCCGGCACCGGCAACGTGGTTGAAGCCGTGCGCCACTGCCGTCAGGTTATGGACGACGTGCGCAAGCTGTGCAGCCTGCCCGAAGCCGAAGTTGCCAACTACGCCAAAGAAATCGGCGCACCCCTTGAAGTGTGCTACGCCGTGCGCAAGGAAGGCCGCCTGCCCGTGGTGAACTTTGCCGCTGGCGGCATCGCCACCCCCGCTGACGCCGCCATGATGATGCACCTCGGCTGCGACGGCGTGTTCGTCGGCTCCGGCATCTTCAAATCCGGCGATCCGGCCAAGCGCGCCAAGGCCATTGTGCAGGCCGTGACCAACTACAATGATTTCGCCATGCTGGCCGAAATCTCCCGCGATCTGGGCGAACCCATGGTGGGCATTGAAATTTCCACCATTCCTTCTGCCCAGCGCATGCAGGAACGGGGTTGGTAA
- a CDS encoding DUF465 domain-containing protein, with translation MDQQELELLEKYATTDPELKSLWEDHVLYEKQVEKLEGKAFRSPTEEQTLKQLKKQKLEGKTQLMAVLDRLKKQG, from the coding sequence ATGGATCAGCAAGAACTGGAACTGCTGGAAAAGTACGCTACCACTGATCCGGAGCTGAAATCCCTTTGGGAAGATCACGTGCTCTACGAAAAACAGGTGGAAAAGCTCGAAGGCAAGGCCTTCCGTTCGCCCACTGAAGAGCAGACGCTCAAGCAATTGAAAAAGCAGAAGCTCGAAGGAAAAACCCAGCTCATGGCCGTTCTTGATCGTCTGAAGAAACAAGGATAG
- a CDS encoding TraR/DksA family transcriptional regulator, whose product MDNLHTLQRLQGELNEEMHRLTLLRDVFQAQHCADELDAASHLEAAHIAHCSARRSSQRIRELQSLVALLRHGGPRRCEECGEDIPLARLMAAPGATRCCECQQNIENDMRTNMIQMKATPLPQEVCAEYC is encoded by the coding sequence ATGGACAATTTGCACACTTTGCAGCGTCTTCAGGGCGAACTGAACGAAGAAATGCACCGTCTCACCCTGCTGCGCGATGTTTTTCAGGCCCAGCACTGCGCGGACGAACTGGACGCGGCCAGCCACCTTGAGGCGGCCCACATAGCCCATTGCAGCGCCCGCCGCAGTTCCCAACGCATCCGTGAACTCCAGAGCCTTGTGGCGCTCCTGCGGCACGGCGGCCCCCGCCGCTGCGAAGAATGCGGCGAGGATATTCCCCTTGCCCGCCTTATGGCCGCCCCAGGGGCGACCCGCTGCTGCGAATGCCAGCAGAACATTGAAAACGACATGCGCACAAATATGATCCAGATGAAGGCAACGCCGCTTCCTCAGGAAGTCTGCGCCGAATACTGTTAA
- a CDS encoding HAD family hydrolase produces MSSQQAQPLTAQGLFPHGIAGVIFDCDGVMIDSREANNIFYNRVLAWFGLPPMTIEQENYCFMATSRQALLHIVPPSLHGQIDHVIRHEVVYQRDIVPMLRLQPGFMDFIGNLRSRGVRMAVHTNRKLDGIQTVLDIFSLPSYFNPVVAADTAAPKPSPEGTRHICAAWQCPPQQVLFVGDSEHDKEAAGGAGVIFAAFNGGPLRGEITVADYPGLHNALAAVLPPVSGL; encoded by the coding sequence ATGAGCAGCCAGCAGGCGCAGCCGCTCACCGCGCAAGGTTTGTTCCCTCACGGCATTGCTGGCGTGATCTTTGACTGCGACGGCGTGATGATTGATTCGCGCGAGGCGAACAACATCTTTTACAATCGTGTTCTCGCCTGGTTTGGCCTGCCGCCCATGACCATTGAACAGGAAAATTACTGTTTCATGGCTACATCGCGTCAGGCCTTGCTGCATATTGTGCCGCCATCCCTGCACGGGCAGATCGACCATGTTATCCGCCACGAGGTTGTTTACCAGCGCGATATCGTCCCCATGCTGCGCTTACAGCCCGGTTTTATGGACTTTATCGGCAATCTGCGGAGCAGGGGCGTGCGCATGGCCGTGCACACCAACCGAAAGCTCGATGGAATACAAACGGTTCTGGACATTTTTTCCCTGCCCTCCTATTTTAATCCTGTGGTCGCGGCGGATACAGCCGCACCCAAGCCTTCGCCCGAGGGTACGCGGCACATATGCGCCGCGTGGCAATGCCCTCCACAACAGGTGCTTTTTGTTGGCGACAGCGAGCACGACAAGGAGGCAGCCGGGGGGGCGGGCGTGATATTTGCCGCATTTAATGGCGGCCCGTTACGGGGAGAGATTACGGTGGCGGATTATCCCGGTCTGCACAATGCGCTGGCCGCAGTGTTGCCGCCTGTTTCCGGCCTGTAA
- the pdxT gene encoding pyridoxal 5'-phosphate synthase glutaminase subunit PdxT: MSQLCVGVLALQGAFREHVAAVASLGATAREVRQLKDIEGIDALIIPGGESTTIGKLLNEWNMLEPLRQRILDGMPVYGSCAGLILLCRDIENSDQPRLGVLDATVRRNAFGRQVDSFETNLSIPEIGADPLPAVFIRAPVITGVGAGVKVLAEVDGQAVAVRQNNILATSFHPELTPDTRMHSYFLSFCGK; the protein is encoded by the coding sequence ATGTCGCAGCTTTGCGTAGGCGTTCTGGCTCTTCAGGGAGCCTTTCGCGAGCATGTGGCCGCTGTTGCCAGCCTTGGCGCGACGGCCCGCGAGGTGCGCCAGCTCAAGGATATTGAGGGCATCGATGCCCTGATCATTCCCGGCGGCGAAAGCACCACCATCGGCAAACTGCTTAATGAATGGAACATGCTTGAGCCCCTGCGCCAGCGCATACTCGACGGCATGCCCGTTTACGGCAGTTGCGCCGGGCTTATACTGCTGTGCCGCGACATTGAAAACTCGGACCAGCCCCGCCTCGGCGTGCTTGACGCCACCGTGCGCCGCAACGCCTTTGGCAGGCAGGTGGACAGTTTTGAAACCAATCTGAGCATACCTGAGATCGGGGCAGACCCCCTCCCGGCTGTTTTCATTCGCGCTCCTGTCATTACCGGCGTGGGCGCGGGTGTAAAGGTGCTGGCTGAGGTTGACGGTCAGGCGGTAGCCGTGCGCCAGAACAATATTCTGGCCACGTCCTTCCACCCCGAGCTTACGCCAGACACGCGCATGCACAGCTACTTTCTGTCCTTCTGCGGCAAGTAG
- a CDS encoding serine dehydratase subunit alpha family protein, protein MPNSQWPSFIELLHKEVVPALGCTEPVAVALAAAHAVEALGCQPENIKVLVSGNLLKNGMGVGVPGTGATGMNIAAAVGAIGGKAARGLEVLAELTSGQAEAGRRMVEAGRVHVGIAEGSPLLYAEVLVEGGGHTGRAVLEHEHTNIVRIERDGKVLFSREQPDGAATAKSDEWPLSIAAIHEFATQAPLEDISFILEAARLNEAVALEGLAREYGLQVGRTIDGNIRKHLMSDDVTTLAVKLTAAASDARMDGVMMPVMSNSGSGNQGITCTMPVVAFAMRLEAGNEALARALIMSHLTSIHVKHRLGRLSALCGATVASMASACGIVMLLGGGIEQIDRTIRNMVGNVAGMICDGAKTGCAMKVASAVGAGVQSAMLAMDGMGVTRNEGIVEDDIEQCIANLARLGCDGMAQADRVVLDIMVAKS, encoded by the coding sequence ATGCCCAATTCCCAATGGCCCAGTTTTATTGAACTGCTGCATAAGGAAGTAGTGCCCGCTCTAGGCTGCACTGAGCCAGTAGCTGTGGCGCTGGCTGCTGCCCATGCCGTTGAGGCCCTGGGTTGCCAGCCCGAGAACATAAAGGTGCTCGTTAGCGGTAATTTGCTGAAAAACGGCATGGGCGTTGGTGTGCCCGGTACAGGCGCCACGGGCATGAATATTGCCGCTGCTGTTGGGGCGATTGGCGGAAAGGCAGCGCGCGGGCTTGAAGTGCTGGCGGAGCTTACGTCCGGGCAGGCCGAAGCTGGACGCCGCATGGTCGAAGCGGGCCGTGTCCATGTGGGCATTGCCGAAGGCTCGCCCCTGCTGTACGCGGAAGTTCTCGTGGAAGGCGGGGGGCATACAGGCCGGGCCGTGCTTGAGCATGAGCACACCAACATTGTGCGTATTGAGCGCGATGGCAAAGTGCTGTTCAGCCGTGAACAGCCAGATGGCGCAGCAACTGCAAAAAGTGACGAGTGGCCGCTGTCCATTGCCGCCATTCACGAGTTTGCCACGCAGGCGCCTCTTGAAGACATCAGCTTTATTCTTGAAGCAGCGAGGCTCAACGAAGCGGTGGCTCTGGAAGGCTTGGCCCGGGAATACGGCCTTCAGGTGGGACGCACCATTGATGGCAATATCCGCAAGCATCTCATGTCCGACGACGTGACCACCCTGGCGGTCAAACTGACGGCTGCCGCTTCCGATGCACGCATGGACGGCGTGATGATGCCTGTGATGAGCAATTCCGGGAGCGGGAATCAGGGCATAACCTGCACCATGCCGGTGGTGGCCTTTGCCATGCGGCTGGAAGCAGGCAACGAGGCCCTGGCAAGGGCACTGATCATGAGCCACCTTACCTCAATTCACGTCAAGCATCGTCTGGGGCGGCTTTCGGCTTTATGCGGCGCTACGGTTGCCAGCATGGCCTCCGCCTGCGGTATTGTAATGCTGCTGGGCGGCGGGATAGAGCAGATTGACCGCACCATCCGCAATATGGTGGGCAACGTGGCGGGCATGATCTGCGATGGCGCCAAGACCGGTTGCGCCATGAAGGTTGCTTCGGCGGTGGGTGCGGGCGTGCAATCTGCCATGCTGGCTATGGATGGTATGGGCGTAACCCGCAATGAAGGTATTGTTGAAGACGATATTGAACAATGCATTGCCAATCTGGCCCGGCTGGGCTGCGACGGTATGGCTCAGGCCGACCGCGTGGTGCTGGACATCATGGTGGCGAAAAGCTGA
- a CDS encoding helix-turn-helix transcriptional regulator: MSEYRKPSTLERFIPIVDFLGAFLGADCEVVLHDATRPDSSVLAIANSHISGRRVGSPITDMALRLIKDGTWMTAPFITGYKTQSKDGRQLHSATYFIREDDGSLAGMLCLNMDAAPLIEARDLLDRFISRARMEKPRSDAENGHPLETFAESLEDLTSSIIQQAVNGADIPPDRMTADEKIAIVRTLNEKGVFLLKGAVAVVARHLAASEATVYRYLQRVSS, translated from the coding sequence GTGTCCGAATATAGAAAGCCCTCAACGTTAGAGCGGTTTATCCCCATTGTGGACTTTCTGGGCGCTTTTTTGGGTGCTGACTGTGAAGTTGTGCTGCACGATGCCACCAGGCCGGACAGCTCCGTGCTTGCGATAGCCAACAGCCATATAAGCGGACGCCGCGTGGGATCGCCCATTACCGATATGGCGTTACGCCTTATCAAGGACGGCACCTGGATGACCGCGCCTTTTATTACGGGCTATAAAACGCAGAGCAAGGACGGCCGTCAGCTTCATTCGGCAACGTATTTTATCCGTGAAGACGATGGTTCATTGGCTGGGATGTTATGCCTCAACATGGATGCGGCCCCGCTGATTGAGGCGCGCGATCTGCTTGATCGCTTCATATCGCGGGCGCGAATGGAAAAGCCCAGGTCGGACGCTGAAAATGGACATCCTCTTGAAACATTTGCTGAATCGCTGGAAGACCTGACCAGCAGTATTATCCAGCAAGCGGTGAATGGCGCGGATATTCCGCCGGATCGCATGACGGCAGATGAAAAAATAGCTATTGTACGCACCCTTAACGAAAAAGGCGTGTTTTTGCTTAAAGGCGCTGTGGCGGTTGTGGCGCGTCATCTGGCAGCGTCAGAGGCCACCGTTTACAGGTATTTGCAGCGGGTTTCTTCCTGA
- a CDS encoding RidA family protein: protein MSQRIATEKAPAAIGPYSQGMVCGTLLFTSGQIPVDPSTKAVPDDVAAQARQSLENVKAVVEAGGSSMDRVVKTTVFLADMGDFAAVNQVYSTYFAEPFPARSCVQVAALPLGVRVEIEAIAVL from the coding sequence ATGTCTCAGCGTATTGCAACGGAAAAGGCCCCGGCAGCCATTGGCCCGTACTCTCAGGGGATGGTCTGCGGCACCCTTCTTTTTACATCCGGCCAGATACCCGTTGATCCTTCCACCAAGGCTGTGCCCGATGATGTGGCTGCCCAGGCCCGTCAGTCGCTGGAAAACGTCAAGGCCGTTGTAGAAGCTGGCGGCAGCAGCATGGACCGCGTGGTAAAAACTACGGTGTTCCTGGCTGACATGGGTGATTTCGCCGCTGTAAACCAGGTGTACTCCACCTATTTTGCAGAGCCTTTTCCTGCCCGGAGTTGCGTACAGGTAGCGGCCTTGCCTCTTGGAGTAAGGGTCGAGATTGAAGCAATCGCCGTCCTGTAG
- a CDS encoding YggT family protein, giving the protein MIVVANTMSAIALVLGSLLSLYFWIVIIAAVLTWVRPDPYNPIVRTLRTLTEPVFYRVRKWLPFTYSNGMDFSPVVVLLAIELFNRIVINSLAQYAMTLH; this is encoded by the coding sequence ATGATTGTTGTTGCCAATACCATGAGCGCTATTGCCCTGGTGCTCGGGTCTCTGCTTAGTCTTTATTTCTGGATTGTCATTATCGCGGCTGTACTCACGTGGGTGCGCCCCGATCCCTACAATCCCATTGTGCGCACCTTGCGCACCCTTACGGAGCCTGTGTTTTACCGTGTGCGCAAGTGGTTGCCGTTTACCTATTCAAACGGCATGGATTTTTCGCCCGTGGTGGTGCTGCTGGCCATTGAGCTGTTTAACCGGATTGTCATCAACTCGCTGGCCCAGTACGCGATGACTCTCCATTAA